A window from Enterocloster bolteae encodes these proteins:
- a CDS encoding L,D-transpeptidase family protein: MREERNKAESVPARSEERRPRRSRSREAFRQRQKELAESRGQEKRVQENGGQEKRVQEKRVQEKRVQENRVQDTPGTGEDKTHGGQPENDGQGTFNTQGKGPFDKFLSWKTAVLVLILAVAVLAGIYAYKALGYRNTYFPHTVINGMDVSGKTVGEVKELIASGVNGYGLVLKLRDEEQETITGEKIGLHTVFDGSLEEIIRQQNPFRWPRYLLKGPSYDIKTMIAYDADALAQTLGGLSCFDSSRAVLPSDAYLSDYVSGQGYSIVPETEGTTLDMDKVRAQVDEAISSLAPELDLDALGCYKSPSIRRGNTSLAAARDARNRYVNMTVTYTFGSKTEVLDGDEIHEWLVSDGEQVSIDPDQAAAYVKSLASKYNTAYRKRSFATSYGQNVEVSGFYGWRINQSEETRELLGILEAGESVSREPVYLQTAASHDGPDYGSTYAEVNLTAQHLIFYKDGQKVLESDFVSGNVSRGHTTPPGIFSITYKQRDAVLKGEGYASPVKFWMPFNGGIGFHDASWRSSFGGSIYKNGGSHGCVNMPYDKAKELFENVYAGMPVICYDLPGTESKKSSQSSGRAPRETTAPAQPAPVPTQAPPAVPPSVLPETVPSETLPSEAAPPETSPQPSQPQVIIQPADQTTAAPAQTQPSPNTEEGYGPAFQTPQSGSAAGPGVS, translated from the coding sequence ATGAGGGAAGAAAGAAACAAGGCAGAATCCGTACCAGCCCGGAGCGAGGAAAGGCGTCCCCGCCGAAGCCGCAGCAGGGAGGCTTTCAGACAGCGTCAGAAGGAGCTGGCAGAAAGCAGGGGGCAGGAGAAGCGGGTACAGGAGAATGGGGGGCAGGAGAAGCGGGTACAGGAGAAGCGGGTACAGGAGAAGCGGGTACAGGAGAATCGGGTACAGGACACCCCGGGGACGGGCGAAGACAAAACGCACGGAGGCCAGCCGGAAAATGACGGCCAGGGAACGTTTAATACACAGGGAAAAGGTCCTTTTGATAAATTCCTGAGCTGGAAAACCGCTGTTCTGGTTCTGATTCTGGCCGTCGCTGTTCTGGCTGGAATCTATGCATACAAAGCCCTGGGTTACCGGAATACATATTTCCCCCATACAGTTATTAATGGGATGGACGTATCAGGGAAAACCGTAGGGGAGGTAAAGGAACTCATAGCTTCCGGCGTAAACGGGTACGGGCTTGTACTTAAGCTGCGGGACGAGGAGCAGGAGACAATCACCGGTGAAAAAATCGGTCTTCATACGGTGTTTGACGGAAGCCTGGAGGAAATCATTCGCCAGCAGAATCCTTTCCGCTGGCCCAGATATCTGCTTAAGGGACCATCTTACGATATAAAGACCATGATTGCCTATGATGCTGATGCTCTGGCTCAGACCCTTGGCGGTCTGTCCTGCTTTGACAGCAGCCGGGCCGTCCTGCCCTCAGACGCTTACCTGTCAGACTATGTGAGCGGCCAGGGATATTCCATTGTGCCTGAGACAGAGGGCACCACACTTGACATGGATAAGGTCAGGGCCCAGGTGGATGAGGCTATATCCAGCCTTGCCCCGGAATTGGACCTGGACGCCCTGGGATGTTATAAGTCTCCGTCCATCCGCAGGGGCAATACCTCTCTGGCAGCGGCCAGGGATGCCAGGAACCGCTATGTGAATATGACTGTGACCTATACCTTCGGCAGCAAGACGGAGGTGCTGGACGGGGATGAGATACATGAGTGGCTTGTGTCTGACGGGGAACAGGTTTCCATTGACCCGGACCAGGCCGCAGCCTACGTAAAGAGCCTGGCCTCCAAATATAATACGGCATACAGGAAGCGCTCTTTTGCCACCAGCTACGGTCAGAATGTGGAGGTATCCGGTTTTTACGGCTGGAGGATCAATCAGTCAGAGGAGACAAGAGAGCTTCTGGGCATTCTGGAGGCAGGAGAGAGTGTCTCCAGGGAACCTGTATATTTGCAGACAGCAGCAAGCCATGACGGGCCGGATTACGGCAGTACATATGCAGAGGTTAATCTGACGGCCCAGCACCTGATTTTTTACAAGGACGGGCAGAAGGTGCTGGAATCTGATTTTGTGTCCGGCAATGTTTCCAGGGGGCATACTACGCCGCCGGGAATTTTTTCTATTACATACAAGCAGAGAGACGCGGTGCTGAAGGGGGAGGGATATGCCAGCCCGGTGAAGTTCTGGATGCCTTTTAACGGAGGAATTGGTTTTCACGATGCCAGCTGGCGGTCCAGCTTCGGCGGTTCCATCTATAAAAACGGAGGGTCCCATGGCTGCGTAAATATGCCCTATGACAAGGCAAAAGAGCTATTTGAAAATGTATATGCGGGCATGCCTGTTATCTGTTATGACCTTCCGGGAACAGAGAGCAAGAAATCCAGCCAGTCCTCCGGCAGGGCGCCCCGGGAGACAACGGCACCTGCGCAGCCGGCGCCTGTACCCACACAGGCCCCACCGGCGGTCCCACCGTCCGTTTTGCCGGAGACTGTGCCGTCAGAAACACTGCCGTCAGAGGCAGCGCCGCCTGAAACATCACCGCAGCCGTCACAGCCCCAGGTAATCATACAGCCCGCGGACCAGACTACGGCAGCGCCTGCCCAGACACAGCCGTCCCCCAATACCGAAGAAGGGTATGGTCCGGCCTTCCAGACACCCCAGTCCGGCTCAGCAGCCGGGCCGGGCGTCAGCTGA
- a CDS encoding DUF6465 family protein has protein sequence MVEKKDVKATVKAAAEAAKPAEAKTEAKPAAPEKVEAKAEAAVPVKAEAAPVEKEAKAAPAKKTTARKTAAKTTSKKETAPKEAAKKEAAPKAEAKKEAATKAAAKKETAKKAPAKKAAEPKAAVHFQFDGKDLVAKDVLDRAVKAFKKSHRGVEIKTIDLYIVANEGAAYYVVNGEGGDDYKIIL, from the coding sequence ATGGTAGAAAAGAAAGATGTTAAGGCAACTGTAAAGGCAGCAGCGGAGGCAGCTAAGCCTGCAGAGGCTAAGACAGAAGCAAAACCAGCAGCTCCGGAAAAAGTAGAAGCAAAGGCAGAGGCGGCAGTTCCGGTGAAGGCAGAAGCAGCTCCTGTTGAGAAGGAAGCAAAGGCAGCTCCGGCTAAAAAGACAACAGCCAGGAAAACAGCGGCTAAGACAACATCCAAGAAGGAGACAGCTCCAAAGGAAGCAGCTAAGAAGGAGGCAGCTCCAAAGGCGGAAGCGAAGAAAGAGGCAGCTACCAAAGCAGCAGCTAAGAAAGAAACCGCGAAGAAGGCACCTGCCAAGAAGGCAGCAGAGCCAAAGGCAGCCGTACATTTCCAGTTTGACGGCAAGGACCTTGTGGCAAAGGATGTGCTGGACAGGGCTGTGAAGGCATTTAAGAAATCACACAGAGGCGTTGAGATTAAGACCATTGATCTGTACATTGTCGCAAACGAAGGCGCAGCCTACTATGTGGTGAACGGTGAAGGCGGAGATGATTACAAGATAATACTGTAA
- a CDS encoding RsmF rRNA methyltransferase first C-terminal domain-containing protein — translation MADLPVRFEERMKALLGEEYPAFAASYDKERVQGLRFNSLKFPDRIRIQDAVGSGENREAGKNGEGKEICEAKAVCEAKADCEAKADCEVEVTWEEAGAAEAAKQIGQETGFTLERIPWVKEGYYYSGSRPGKHPYHEAGLYYIQEPSAMAVVELLDPRPGERVLDLCAAPGGKSSHIASRMKGSGFLLSNEIHPARARILSQNMERMGVRNAVVSNEDAQSLAGTFDHFFHKIVVDAPCSGEGMFRKDEDARSQWSEEHVKMCAARQGEILDHAASMLAPGGRMVYSTCTFAPEENEGTVLAFLRRHPEFCTEQVPAYSGFTKGKPQWAGPEAEGWGLERTFRIMPHILEGEGHFMAVLRKEGEPETAVKAGNRDQLYLDGRKRKEVFRDYEPFIRDTLSEPDTFLERKEYVLFGDQLYLMPADMPDMKGLKILRPGLHMGTLKKNRFEPSHALALALRKEEAQCFWELSPSGDSIIRYLKGEALSEDAGTPEGCLKGWVLVCTGGFSLGWAKYAKGILKNHYPKGLRWN, via the coding sequence ATGGCAGATTTACCGGTACGATTTGAAGAGCGGATGAAAGCATTATTAGGAGAAGAATATCCGGCTTTTGCGGCCAGCTATGATAAGGAGAGGGTCCAGGGATTACGGTTTAACAGCCTCAAATTCCCGGACAGGATACGGATACAGGATGCCGTTGGAAGCGGGGAAAACAGGGAAGCGGGGAAAAACGGAGAGGGCAAAGAAATCTGTGAGGCCAAGGCGGTCTGTGAGGCCAAGGCAGACTGTGAGGCAAAAGCAGACTGTGAGGTCGAAGTAACCTGGGAAGAGGCCGGTGCCGCCGAGGCAGCCAAACAGATCGGGCAGGAGACCGGATTTACACTTGAGCGGATTCCGTGGGTGAAGGAAGGGTATTATTATTCCGGCAGCAGACCAGGTAAGCATCCCTATCATGAGGCGGGGCTTTACTATATCCAGGAGCCAAGCGCCATGGCCGTGGTGGAATTATTAGACCCCAGGCCGGGAGAGCGTGTGCTGGATTTGTGCGCAGCGCCGGGAGGAAAATCCAGCCACATCGCCAGCAGGATGAAGGGAAGCGGCTTTCTCCTGTCCAATGAGATTCATCCGGCCAGGGCAAGAATCCTTTCCCAGAACATGGAGCGGATGGGGGTGCGAAACGCAGTGGTGTCCAACGAGGATGCCCAAAGCCTGGCAGGGACATTTGACCATTTTTTTCATAAGATTGTGGTGGACGCACCCTGTTCAGGAGAAGGGATGTTCCGCAAGGATGAGGACGCCAGAAGCCAGTGGAGTGAGGAGCATGTGAAGATGTGCGCCGCCCGTCAGGGCGAGATACTGGATCACGCGGCGTCTATGCTGGCGCCCGGAGGCAGAATGGTATATTCCACCTGTACCTTTGCCCCGGAGGAGAATGAGGGTACGGTTCTGGCCTTCCTGAGACGCCATCCGGAATTTTGTACGGAACAGGTGCCTGCCTATTCTGGTTTTACGAAAGGAAAGCCTCAGTGGGCCGGGCCGGAGGCGGAAGGCTGGGGCCTGGAGCGGACCTTTCGCATTATGCCCCACATCCTGGAGGGAGAAGGCCATTTCATGGCTGTCTTAAGAAAAGAAGGAGAGCCGGAAACTGCGGTAAAAGCCGGAAACCGGGACCAGCTGTATCTGGACGGCAGAAAGAGAAAAGAAGTGTTCAGGGATTATGAACCCTTTATCCGGGACACCCTGTCAGAACCGGATACCTTTCTGGAAAGGAAGGAATACGTGCTGTTCGGGGACCAGCTGTATCTGATGCCGGCCGATATGCCGGATATGAAGGGGCTTAAGATTCTCCGGCCGGGTCTTCATATGGGCACCCTTAAAAAGAACCGTTTTGAGCCATCCCATGCCCTGGCACTGGCGCTCAGGAAAGAGGAGGCGCAGTGCTTCTGGGAACTGTCCCCCTCCGGAGACAGCATAATCCGGTACCTGAAAGGAGAAGCTCTCAGCGAGGACGCAGGAACACCTGAGGGATGCCTGAAAGGCTGGGTGCTGGTATGTACCGGCGGTTTCAGCCTGGGCTGGGCCAAGTATGCGAAGGGCATACTCAAAAACCATTATCCCAAGGGTCTGCGGTGGAATTAA
- a CDS encoding RluA family pseudouridine synthase, with translation MRRSAICYTIGDMEDGIVLGQFLKAKGFSHRLAVRIKAAQGLAVDGIAAYAGYRLKTGQTVEVTLPEEEDSGNIVPVKLPLSIVYEDEDILVINKDAGVPIHPSQGHYDNTLANAVSWYFHEKGEAFTYRVINRLDRDTTGLLVLARHMLSACILSEQMTGRRIRREYRAIVLGHTPEEGTVDSPIARAEGSTIERRVDHETGERAVTHFRTLLYNEEKDLSLVSLSLETGRTHQIRVHMRSIGHPLPGDFLYCPDYRYIDRQPLHSYLLRFEHPITGKEMEFTAGLPEDMKQLLPSGI, from the coding sequence ATGAGACGGAGCGCTATATGTTATACCATTGGAGACATGGAGGACGGAATTGTCCTAGGTCAGTTTTTAAAGGCAAAGGGATTTTCACACCGGCTGGCAGTGCGCATTAAGGCCGCGCAGGGACTTGCAGTGGACGGAATTGCGGCATACGCAGGTTACCGGCTTAAGACCGGGCAGACAGTGGAGGTAACCCTGCCTGAGGAGGAGGATTCCGGGAATATTGTACCGGTAAAGCTTCCTCTTTCTATTGTATATGAGGACGAGGATATACTGGTAATCAATAAGGATGCAGGCGTGCCCATCCACCCCTCCCAGGGCCACTATGACAATACCCTGGCCAACGCCGTCTCCTGGTATTTCCATGAAAAGGGGGAGGCTTTTACTTACCGGGTCATTAACCGGTTGGACAGGGATACCACCGGTCTGCTGGTCCTGGCCAGGCATATGCTCAGCGCCTGTATCTTATCGGAACAAATGACCGGGCGCAGAATCAGGAGGGAATACAGGGCCATTGTACTTGGACATACACCTGAGGAAGGCACGGTTGACAGCCCCATTGCCAGGGCTGAGGGCTCCACCATCGAGCGCCGGGTGGACCATGAAACAGGAGAAAGGGCAGTCACCCATTTCCGTACTCTGCTCTACAATGAAGAAAAGGACCTGTCTCTGGTGAGTCTCAGCCTGGAAACAGGCAGGACACATCAGATACGGGTCCACATGAGGTCTATAGGGCATCCGCTTCCCGGAGACTTCTTATACTGTCCGGATTACCGGTATATCGACCGCCAGCCGCTCCACTCCTATCTTCTCAGGTTTGAGCATCCCATTACAGGAAAGGAGATGGAATTCACGGCCGGGCTGCCTGAAGATATGAAACAGCTTCTGCCGTCCGGCATCTGA
- a CDS encoding DNA polymerase Y family protein, whose product MMGHGERLIFHIDVNSAFLSWECVYRLSKDPQALDLRMVASAVGGDAKSRHGIVLAKSPLAKKYGVTTGEPLVQALRKCPDLVVVPSRFDFYIKCSRRMMDLLEEYTPDHEKFSIDEIFLDMTSTIHLFGSPMEVANEIRERIRKELGFTVNIGISTNKLLAKMASDFEKPDKCHTLFPQEVPDKMWPLPIRELFFVGGAAQRKMENLGLHTIGQLACCNLEVLKSHLGEKYAVLIRQYANGIDDDPVAEKEPVNKAYGNSITLSRDISDYESACQVLLSLCETVGARLRADHVLCNNVCVELRDWEFRNQSHQMVIPEPTDSTSVIYEYSCRLLRESWNMTPLRLMGVRAGKISDDGFSQMSLFDDPGLQKKKDFEKAVDAIRSKYGIDSVKRASFLRKDAIVDHAASKKKHLN is encoded by the coding sequence ATCATGGGACATGGGGAGCGTCTTATTTTTCATATTGATGTTAATTCAGCATTTTTAAGCTGGGAATGTGTGTACCGGCTTTCTAAAGACCCGCAGGCCCTGGATTTGAGAATGGTTGCTTCTGCGGTTGGAGGGGACGCCAAGTCCCGCCACGGAATCGTGCTGGCCAAGTCTCCTTTGGCCAAGAAGTATGGAGTCACCACAGGTGAGCCCCTGGTTCAGGCCTTGCGTAAGTGCCCGGATCTGGTGGTTGTCCCGTCCCGGTTTGATTTTTACATTAAATGCTCCCGCCGCATGATGGATCTTTTGGAGGAATATACGCCGGACCATGAGAAATTCAGTATCGACGAGATTTTCCTGGACATGACCAGCACTATCCACCTCTTTGGCAGTCCCATGGAGGTGGCCAATGAAATCCGGGAACGAATCCGGAAGGAACTGGGATTTACTGTAAATATCGGAATCTCCACCAATAAACTTCTGGCGAAGATGGCCTCTGACTTTGAGAAACCGGATAAATGCCATACCCTGTTTCCTCAGGAGGTGCCCGATAAGATGTGGCCCCTGCCTATACGGGAGCTGTTTTTTGTGGGAGGCGCTGCCCAGAGGAAGATGGAAAACCTGGGGTTACATACCATCGGGCAGCTGGCATGCTGCAACCTGGAAGTGCTCAAATCCCACCTGGGCGAAAAGTATGCGGTCCTCATCCGCCAGTATGCCAACGGCATTGATGATGACCCTGTGGCTGAAAAGGAACCTGTAAATAAGGCATATGGCAACAGTATCACCCTTTCCAGGGATATATCTGACTACGAAAGCGCCTGTCAGGTCCTGCTCTCCCTCTGTGAAACCGTAGGCGCCAGGCTGAGGGCGGACCATGTGCTGTGCAATAATGTCTGTGTGGAGCTGCGTGACTGGGAGTTCAGGAACCAGTCTCACCAGATGGTCATACCCGAACCAACGGATTCCACCTCCGTGATTTATGAGTATTCCTGCCGCCTGCTGAGGGAATCCTGGAATATGACACCCCTGCGGCTCATGGGTGTGCGGGCCGGTAAGATATCTGATGACGGTTTCTCACAGATGAGCCTTTTTGACGACCCCGGACTTCAGAAGAAAAAGGATTTTGAAAAGGCAGTGGATGCCATCCGCAGCAAATACGGAATCGACAGCGTAAAACGGGCCAGCTTCCTGCGTAAGGACGCCATCGTGGACCACGCTGCCAGCAAGAAAAAACATTTGAATTAA